The segment GAACCGATAGTCCACCAGCCGCGGAATCCGGCTGAACCGTCCCGTGCCCTATCCCATGCCGCGGTATAGACGCGGTTGTTCGAGCCGACCGTAAATACGTCAAGTTTTTCAGGGTGGCGGGAAACGATTTTTACATCGGTACCAGGGGCGGTCACGCCATTAGCGATTTGCCACCAGCCCGCCCAGGAGCTTCCGGTTTTTGCGGCGGTGAGGATCTTGCCGTCGCCGTTAACGCGTACGATGTCGATTCTCGAAGAATCACGGGAGACTGCGTCGGTACGGACGATGAAATTCGGGGGATACATCGTGTAGATTGTATTGAGATCGCCGATGGAAAGCCGAACGTTCTGGCGTGAAAAAGTTGTCCCGTCGAGACGTGTGATTGCCGGTTTCGACGTATCATTTTCAAATCCGGTGTAGGACGGGTAGAGCATGATTGACTGCCAGTCGAAATTGTGAAAGTTGAAACCGTCGTAACCGGAAGCAGAATATGTTTTGAAGTTGTGTTCCTTGTTGTCTAGAATGTTGTCGAAATGGATAGTGATGTAATTGTCCCTGTCCGTACGCGACTGTTCGTGGAACAGACCGAGTGCGTGTCCGATCTCGTGAACGGCTGTCCCGACCGAATAACCCGTCGCCAGATGGATCGTCTGTTTTTTACCCGTCATCCCTATGGCGGAGGAGTAGTAGCCATCCGAATCCTTGTTGAAAAAGAAACTGATGTAATTCTTTTCACTGCCGCGCTGCACAAACCTTACACCGAGGCTTCTGTAGTAATCGATTGCCGTGTTGAGGTTGGTCGTGCTTTTGAGACTCGATTCGATGTTAAAATACACCGTACGGTTCGGCCAGAATACGCTGGATTTTGTTCTACCCGCACCCTTAGAGGCGGAAACGTCTTCCGGTTCCAGTACGATATCACCCTGGAAAACACATTTTCCATTGATTTCCTCGTATTCGATTTCCTCGCCGAGATACACGCCTGTTTTGACTGTTCCCTTTTGTCCGGGAAAGGCAAGGGGCATGGCTGCAGTTTCATTACCGTTTTCATCCGTGTCCGGGGCAGTATTGCCCGAATCAAGTGAGCAGCCTGTAAACATTAATGCGATGATGAGTGCCAACATGGCACATGTGGTTGTAATTCGATACATTTTCTATACCTTTCTGTAAGAACCATAAAAATTAGTTGCTACCGGAAACTCCGGCGGATCGAATCGACAGAGTGTCCTTGTACGGATACATACCGCTTCATCTGACTGATGATACAGTCGCCGGCTTGTTTTTACTCTCCGTTTACGATCATGATGATAAAGATAGCACCACATGATATTGCTTCGTATGTTAAAGGCGGTATGGTTTTTTATGCTGTTTGGTATGGAAATGGATGGAAAAGAAATTCAAGAGATGATCGTGCTGTATTAAGGCGATATATTGCCATAAACACAAAGAAATTGCCTTTTATTCCCTGCCGATATGATGTTCCACCGTTATTTCGGGCTTTTCATCAGTTTTAAACTGATTGATTTCCGCGTCCATACTTGAAATACTCTTTTCGTTATTTTTTCCGATCTCAAGCAAATGAATCATCGAGTCTGATATCTGCTTTGCCGTCAGTGCAACTTCTTCTATATTGTTGAGTGTTTGTGTTGAAATACCGGAACCTTGCTGTATGCTGTCATTGATCGAGCGTACGCTTTTGTTTATTTCGGAAGAACCGGTTTTTATCTCCTCTGTAATGGCTATCAGCGAGCCCAAAGCATTGACGATTTCACGGCTTCCGGATAAAAGTTCGTTCATGCTGTAATTTGTCTCCTCCATCGCATCGGCAATTTCGGTGATTCCGCCGGCGAGGATCGAAAACGATTCCCCCGATACCCTGTTCAGTTCGGTTGCCTGGTTGATATCGTCGACGATTTGTTTGAGGGATTCGTTGATTTGACGCGAATAGGTTCTCGTCTGTTCGGAGAGTTTTCTTATCTCCCCCGCAACGACGGCGAATCCCCTTCCGGCACTACCGGCGTGTGCGGCTTCAATGGCGGCGTTCATCGAAAGTAAATCGGTCTGTGCTGCGATTCTGTTGATGATTTTGATCATTTCGAGCATGTGTTCGGTAAATCCGGCGATTTTAGAAACGGATTCCGTTGCTTTCTCCATTTTTTCAAGCCCGTTGTTTGCGGTAACGGAAAGCGTATTCGACAATTTTTTTTTGTCTTCGACGACTTTTGAGATGTTCTGAATCGAAGAGGTCATTTCCTCAATTGAAGACGAAGACTCGGAGACTGCGGCGTATTGATTTTCGATTCTTGATGTGATATTGGACAATGCGGTAACTATCTGTTCGATAGAGGCCGCCGAATTTTGTATTTCTTTATGAAGATTATTGATGATATCCTTGCTGGACTGAAGGGTGTTGGAAATTTCATTGATACTTGACGATGTTTCTGTGGCGATACCCGTAAGGTCGTGGCCGATATTTTTTGTATCGGCTGAAATGGATTTTATGTTGACGATGATTTTTTTTATCGATGAGACAAAGAGATTGAAATTGCCTGCAAGGCGGCCCACCTCGTCGGATGAAGTTATCGAAAGCGATTTTGTCAAATCCCCTTTCCCCTGAGAGAGATTGTACATGAAACGGGTTACCTGTTTTATTGTTTTAACCAGGCTGTTCGAGAAAATTAATGAAATGGTGAGGGCTATAACGAGAAAGACGATAAATATGGCGATACTCAAAAAGATAATCAGGCCGATATTGCCATAAAAAGATTCCAATGAATATCCCAATACAAGGTAGCCGGTTTTTTCGTTTCTGTAGATAACGGGATTTGTAACAATCATTATATTGTCCGCTATGGTACTCGAAGCGCTGTCGGTATCAAGAGTAAAATAT is part of the Spirochaetales bacterium genome and harbors:
- a CDS encoding HAMP domain-containing protein; amino-acid sequence: MSKRMVSIRAKIVIFVILIISIVAILLSFFIQYSNIQFSLKEKYNHIKVIVGLTSSNISSLVAWEVQNKLLEQLLEMKLLENMKFILVYKNNNILGGVNLKEGAEYREYFTLDTDSASSTIADNIMIVTNPVIYRNEKTGYLVLGYSLESFYGNIGLIIFLSIAIFIVFLVIALTISLIFSNSLVKTIKQVTRFMYNLSQGKGDLTKSLSITSSDEVGRLAGNFNLFVSSIKKIIVNIKSISADTKNIGHDLTGIATETSSSINEISNTLQSSKDIINNLHKEIQNSAASIEQIVTALSNITSRIENQYAAVSESSSSIEEMTSSIQNISKVVEDKKKLSNTLSVTANNGLEKMEKATESVSKIAGFTEHMLEMIKIINRIAAQTDLLSMNAAIEAAHAGSAGRGFAVVAGEIRKLSEQTRTYSRQINESLKQIVDDINQATELNRVSGESFSILAGGITEIADAMEETNYSMNELLSGSREIVNALGSLIAITEEIKTGSSEINKSVRSINDSIQQGSGISTQTLNNIEEVALTAKQISDSMIHLLEIGKNNEKSISSMDAEINQFKTDEKPEITVEHHIGRE